One stretch of Nocardioides perillae DNA includes these proteins:
- a CDS encoding helix-turn-helix domain-containing protein: MNDKLLYRIPEVAEHLNISRSKVYELLKSGELPSVHIARTRLVRKVDLEAYVQSLPEAS, from the coding sequence ATGAATGACAAGCTGCTCTACCGCATCCCGGAGGTCGCCGAGCATCTGAACATCAGTCGCTCGAAGGTCTACGAGCTCCTCAAGTCCGGCGAGCTTCCGTCGGTCCACATCGCCCGCACTCGTCTGGTCCGCAAGGTCGACCTCGAGGCGTACGTCCAGAGCCTCCCGGAGGCGTCATGA
- a CDS encoding helix-turn-helix domain-containing protein, producing the protein MLPEVIAEGGLAALGNRRGLTVRDHRGGQTMPNNHQDDQPTLWDELPEPTPPRRSAPPASRTSTKASAPTGTRLCRTALWNIDQLSTYLGVPVQTIYGWRQSNYGPPALRVGKHLRWRPETVDAWVRERES; encoded by the coding sequence ATGTTGCCCGAGGTGATCGCCGAAGGCGGTCTGGCCGCCCTTGGTAATCGACGGGGGTTAACCGTCAGGGATCACCGAGGAGGCCAAACGATGCCCAACAACCACCAAGACGACCAGCCGACGCTATGGGACGAGCTCCCGGAACCGACGCCCCCGAGGAGATCGGCGCCGCCAGCCTCGAGAACCTCCACCAAGGCCTCAGCGCCCACCGGCACGCGTCTGTGCCGCACGGCCCTGTGGAACATCGACCAGCTCTCGACGTACCTCGGGGTCCCCGTACAGACCATCTACGGGTGGCGCCAGAGCAACTACGGGCCGCCAGCACTCCGAGTCGGCAAGCACCTTCGCTGGCGCCCCGAGACGGTCGACGCATGGGTCCGGGAGCGGGAGTCGTGA
- a CDS encoding DUF262 domain-containing protein has protein sequence MDATLEPRLVIQGRAGVPYVEGDFLVAAYQRGYRWGRDEVRALLDDIAANERDAEAEDRKVSDYFLQPIVVIRRDNDPAVKSWELVDGQQRLTTLYLIVKYIQRHLPSAKLSYRLSYETREDSATFLDSLDPGLADSNIDYRHIATAYAEIERWFEEQGNAGLAATSMHTALAKWVYVIWYEAPTGTAATDLFIRLNRDRIPLTESELVKALVLSSSGVERREEVAAQWDRFELDLRDRPLWAFLTGSDSEPGTYIDFLLETIPAPSGTGEVVRDDSRHWLFGRARDHIQSRGVETFWSAVVAHHGLLTGWFKDHELYHRIGYLVAIGDTIADLVTLSRDLTHSAFRKALEDRTRQRLGLSSDDVSLLRYGKSAKADRDCTRVLLLMNVETVLASADPANRFSFHAYAAAGWSLEHIHAQRSESPNDEKGRREWLAMHQEKIAGQPWPSDSLQVVDPLLADITTHLARPLSQVDEPGFERLRDRVITLFDAPDSPSDDDTHSLGNLALLQRDINSMLNNAVFALKRDRMLKLDKQGVYLLPCTRNVFLKYYTSGTEHASLWGAGDRESYYDEMVRQVRSFLTDAPGAVADETVEADQAATKSHEEASS, from the coding sequence TTGGACGCCACGCTGGAGCCGCGGCTCGTAATCCAGGGCAGGGCCGGCGTCCCGTACGTTGAGGGCGACTTCTTGGTCGCGGCGTACCAACGCGGCTACCGCTGGGGCCGCGACGAGGTGCGCGCGCTGTTGGATGACATCGCCGCCAACGAGCGTGACGCGGAGGCCGAGGACCGCAAGGTCTCCGACTACTTCCTGCAGCCCATCGTCGTCATCCGCCGCGATAACGACCCGGCGGTCAAGTCGTGGGAACTCGTCGACGGGCAGCAGCGTCTCACCACCCTCTACCTCATCGTGAAGTACATCCAGCGACACCTGCCGAGCGCAAAGCTCAGTTACCGGCTGTCCTACGAGACCCGTGAAGACAGCGCGACGTTCCTTGACTCGCTCGACCCAGGCCTCGCCGACAGCAACATCGACTACCGCCACATCGCGACGGCGTACGCCGAGATCGAGAGGTGGTTCGAGGAGCAGGGCAACGCCGGGCTCGCAGCCACGTCGATGCACACGGCACTCGCCAAATGGGTCTACGTGATCTGGTATGAGGCGCCGACCGGCACGGCGGCCACGGACCTCTTCATCCGACTCAACCGCGACCGGATCCCGCTGACCGAGTCCGAACTAGTCAAGGCCCTGGTGCTCTCGTCCAGCGGTGTCGAGCGCCGTGAAGAGGTGGCGGCCCAGTGGGACCGCTTCGAGCTGGACCTGCGTGACCGGCCACTGTGGGCGTTCCTCACGGGCAGCGACTCCGAGCCCGGGACATACATCGACTTCCTCCTCGAGACCATCCCCGCCCCATCGGGCACCGGTGAAGTCGTGCGAGACGATTCACGCCACTGGTTGTTCGGTCGCGCGCGTGATCACATCCAGTCCAGGGGCGTCGAGACGTTCTGGAGCGCCGTCGTCGCGCACCACGGCCTGCTGACCGGGTGGTTCAAGGACCACGAGCTTTACCACCGGATCGGCTACCTCGTGGCGATCGGGGACACGATTGCCGATCTCGTCACCCTGTCCCGAGACCTGACGCACTCGGCCTTCCGCAAAGCGCTCGAGGATCGCACCCGCCAGCGCCTCGGGCTTTCGAGCGACGACGTCTCGCTGCTCCGCTACGGGAAGAGCGCAAAGGCCGACCGCGACTGCACCCGAGTGCTGCTCCTGATGAACGTCGAGACCGTGCTGGCCAGCGCGGATCCCGCCAATCGGTTCAGCTTCCACGCCTACGCGGCCGCCGGGTGGTCGCTGGAGCACATTCACGCCCAGCGCTCCGAGTCGCCCAACGACGAGAAGGGTCGCCGGGAGTGGCTGGCGATGCACCAAGAAAAGATCGCGGGACAGCCCTGGCCGAGCGATTCGCTGCAGGTAGTCGATCCGCTGCTCGCCGACATCACGACGCACCTTGCTCGTCCGCTCAGCCAAGTCGACGAGCCTGGCTTCGAGCGCCTGCGCGACCGGGTGATCACACTCTTCGACGCACCGGACTCTCCCTCAGATGACGACACGCACAGCCTCGGCAACCTCGCGCTCCTGCAGCGCGATATCAACAGCATGCTCAACAACGCGGTGTTCGCACTCAAACGCGACCGCATGCTCAAGCTCGACAAGCAGGGGGTCTACCTGCTGCCGTGCACCCGCAACGTGTTCCTGAAGTACTACACCTCGGGCACCGAACACGCGTCTCTGTGGGGAGCGGGCGATCGCGAGTCCTACTACGACGAGATGGTCCGTCAGGTCCGGTCGTTCCTGACCGATGCGCCTGGCGCGGTGGCCGACGAAACGGTCGAGGCCGATCAGGCAGCGACGAAAAGCCACGAGGAGGCTTCGTCGTGA
- a CDS encoding helix-turn-helix domain-containing protein: MKTLETSNIPVDQLDELDQFAATAGPELRDVLMSLSRCVREGDEVVVIDGSKTVTPSQAAERLGMSRTHLYKLLDRGEIVFHRVGRDRRIRVHDLLQFEEQRQRDRRELAERFAHQRQTAAAATDEIADLL; this comes from the coding sequence ATGAAGACCCTTGAGACTTCCAACATCCCTGTCGACCAGCTCGACGAACTCGACCAGTTCGCCGCCACCGCTGGCCCCGAGCTTCGCGATGTCCTGATGAGCCTGAGTCGCTGCGTTCGTGAGGGCGACGAGGTCGTCGTCATCGACGGCTCAAAGACAGTCACGCCCAGCCAAGCAGCTGAGCGTCTCGGCATGAGCCGCACCCACCTCTACAAGCTGCTCGACCGCGGAGAGATCGTGTTCCATCGCGTCGGCCGTGACCGTCGCATTCGAGTTCACGACCTTCTTCAGTTCGAGGAGCAGCGCCAGCGCGACCGCCGCGAGCTTGCAGAGCGTTTCGCACACCAGCGCCAGACCGCTGCCGCAGCGACCGACGAGATCGCCGACCTGCTCTGA
- a CDS encoding DUF3039 domain-containing protein, whose translation MLKEDLTSGWDSPVPQRKIAAGQHSELHPVSELPHPIIAKATESFGPDAAHDNYVGPIASATQLRLLEIKQSQWRGGVWQDTKTGVRWLVVAGLAKGDHQDRDDFYQRVQRANEAGDLKGWLPTDDDRRLLKQETAARIRTEWELNVQRQVRDALRAVQHGGTHTMTIDHPLSAEGPIARVDLSVAAVRDGDYQADEIDLDIAANSQFAGSNLAWHLTTRILISISPPEQSWDRYKDTYSNIGEVGAWAARVAELDNFVDSQTLAESVSGSTSHYSHRKHLAGSTVEGKAVRALCGAFFVPTQDHEALPECPTCSQRFEELPG comes from the coding sequence GTGCTCAAGGAGGACCTGACGTCGGGCTGGGACTCCCCTGTACCTCAGCGGAAGATCGCAGCCGGACAGCACAGCGAACTGCATCCGGTGAGCGAGCTGCCACATCCGATCATCGCGAAGGCAACCGAATCCTTCGGTCCGGACGCGGCGCACGACAACTACGTGGGGCCGATCGCCAGCGCGACGCAGCTGCGACTCCTCGAGATCAAGCAGTCGCAGTGGCGAGGCGGGGTCTGGCAGGACACGAAGACCGGCGTGCGCTGGTTAGTCGTGGCCGGCTTGGCGAAGGGTGACCACCAGGACCGCGACGACTTCTACCAGCGCGTGCAGCGGGCTAACGAAGCCGGCGACCTCAAGGGCTGGCTGCCGACAGACGACGATCGCCGCCTCCTCAAGCAGGAGACCGCCGCGCGCATTCGTACCGAATGGGAGCTCAACGTTCAACGACAGGTCCGGGATGCGCTCCGCGCCGTCCAGCATGGCGGGACTCACACGATGACGATCGACCATCCGTTGTCCGCTGAGGGGCCCATCGCACGGGTCGACCTGTCAGTTGCTGCCGTTAGGGACGGCGATTACCAGGCCGACGAGATCGACCTCGACATCGCAGCCAACAGCCAGTTTGCCGGCAGCAACTTGGCTTGGCACCTGACGACACGAATCCTGATCTCGATCAGCCCGCCCGAGCAGAGCTGGGACCGCTACAAGGACACCTATTCCAACATTGGCGAGGTCGGCGCCTGGGCCGCTCGCGTGGCTGAGCTCGACAACTTCGTGGACTCGCAGACACTCGCGGAGTCCGTGTCCGGGTCCACAAGTCACTACAGCCACCGCAAGCACCTCGCCGGCAGCACGGTCGAGGGCAAAGCCGTGCGCGCCCTCTGTGGAGCCTTCTTCGTCCCCACCCAGGACCACGAAGCCCTGCCCGAATGCCCCACGTGTTCCCAGAGGTTCGAGGAGCTCCCAGGCTAG
- a CDS encoding PGN_0703 family putative restriction endonuclease, with amino-acid sequence MTNDDYAIEQQALAAAWKKRTPNLWSPARQPAPWINQDGIAIGHYAHCLPPEHANANLLPHAQGSTELFKDLGIPWHCGIDGGPGNNLLSSQVQCVNALMPMVDDPERIKRAFGHVADIAEVLEIEPGRHLTFEYIGPEDYFGEGAGKPRVRGTRCTSVDAAFLYRTSAGSTELALVEWKYTEKYTTTRPPKPGYDRTRLKRYGADYHDPAGPFRSELIDIEWMLDEPFYQLMRQQLLAWRLENDHAEGADVVRVLHVLPPRNLAYQQSLVRPEHRALGNNVDEVWAQLLRRPDRFRHVDPSVFLDEAITGWDYVDRYSPTGTGDLPWGVSVWRDDDRIVAAAYVYGDGFEWCHRRPFAEAPTDRAALAALPDREYFVLADDEKTMIVGPLEYARAFLRAVVTTGLHEPNGLTSYSWPAQVSEVVSTWPPIDLDYRANF; translated from the coding sequence ATGACGAACGATGACTACGCGATCGAGCAGCAAGCTCTCGCAGCCGCCTGGAAGAAGCGAACCCCCAACCTGTGGTCGCCCGCGCGCCAGCCGGCGCCGTGGATCAACCAGGACGGCATTGCGATCGGCCACTACGCCCACTGTCTTCCGCCCGAGCACGCCAACGCGAACCTGCTGCCCCACGCCCAAGGTTCGACCGAGCTGTTCAAGGACCTCGGCATCCCCTGGCACTGCGGCATCGACGGCGGCCCAGGCAACAACCTCCTCTCAAGCCAGGTCCAGTGCGTCAACGCCCTGATGCCCATGGTCGATGACCCCGAGCGCATCAAGCGGGCCTTCGGACACGTTGCCGACATCGCCGAGGTCCTCGAGATCGAGCCGGGCCGACACCTGACGTTCGAGTACATCGGGCCGGAGGACTACTTCGGCGAGGGAGCCGGCAAGCCGCGCGTCCGCGGCACCCGGTGCACGAGCGTCGACGCTGCGTTCCTCTACCGCACCAGCGCAGGTAGCACGGAGCTCGCGCTGGTCGAGTGGAAGTACACCGAGAAGTACACGACGACGCGGCCGCCGAAGCCCGGCTACGACAGGACCCGGCTCAAGCGTTACGGCGCTGACTACCACGACCCCGCGGGGCCTTTTCGGTCCGAGCTGATCGACATCGAGTGGATGCTCGACGAGCCCTTCTACCAGCTCATGCGCCAGCAACTCCTCGCTTGGCGGCTCGAGAATGACCACGCCGAAGGTGCAGACGTGGTGCGCGTTCTCCATGTGCTGCCGCCCCGCAACCTCGCCTACCAGCAGTCCCTGGTGCGTCCTGAGCATCGCGCCCTGGGCAACAACGTCGACGAGGTCTGGGCCCAGTTGCTTCGCAGGCCCGACAGGTTCCGTCACGTGGACCCCTCGGTGTTCCTCGACGAGGCGATCACCGGCTGGGACTACGTCGACCGCTACTCCCCCACTGGCACCGGTGACCTGCCCTGGGGCGTCAGCGTCTGGCGCGACGACGACCGCATCGTGGCGGCGGCCTACGTCTACGGCGACGGCTTCGAGTGGTGCCACCGCCGCCCCTTCGCCGAGGCACCTACGGACAGGGCCGCGCTCGCCGCGCTGCCCGATCGTGAATACTTCGTCCTCGCCGACGACGAGAAGACGATGATCGTGGGCCCTCTCGAGTACGCCCGCGCCTTCCTCCGCGCAGTCGTCACCACCGGACTCCACGAGCCCAATGGCCTCACGTCGTACTCCTGGCCCGCGCAGGTCAGCGAAGTCGTGAGCACCTGGCCACCGATCGACCTGGACTACCGCGCGAACTTCTGA
- a CDS encoding GmrSD restriction endonuclease domain-containing protein, protein MKGHQTTYLGLFDEPKGDRPRITGIEIPIIQRDYAQGRADDETTAIRRRFARMLVRAAYGAAGVPQGGVGLDFVYGGVHVRKRDAHEHHLLEPLDGQQRLTTLFLLHWYVASRAGVLDRDAEWLQFSYATRPSARYFAAALREHPLPNEAGMPSAWITDQPWYLYPWQDDPTIASMLVMLDAIHDAALEIAATAEADAAVAWARLRDRAAPKIWFHFLPVADLGRGEDLYLKMNSRGKALTKFEVFKADLEDALTSVLAPTQHQHVIRNFDGAWTDLFWEYEKASRKAAAAAEEAGVRPPPKVTVDGAFMRYIGFLIEVCEWRDRETGRRWSDKEQQHERTLEERARLALVGRGTDDQRAASNRDFFLHAFDTWCQKGEHPTAVFDQLFRVGDVGTGPLPLLVSAAPDLVGICVSSENGLTLPEMLLLYAVLLARQPGREPSKSDLHRRLRTLRNLVESAVIQRKRMPDYLPTVESLVVDGVLDEKQQSFNADWAADQVRVWGLIDQSSAEVRDAVHGLEDHSMVRGRLLSFDLDAATLPRRAATFALVAVPELRDLFGAALLTYGDYSRDVGWESRKRQLGSSELEESWREILTIGSRESMTRVRGPLMELLDDVEARLTAGPTSARDVLTKISLDWCAERESRSHFDWRYYLVRYPGARSKVGQGFYHGEYDAADGGFGYAGLHILHGSHYSAYFSDALLLAAWTDGGLSDVASKPQWYRVNTGMAVRQATVKCAEDGFSVQVPDDADAEIRAAVARVREVYRTSDDGRVLVKQRRSGAGRPIDSEDRVQLCIRLVRDLAGQQPDHATRR, encoded by the coding sequence GTGAAGGGGCACCAGACGACGTACCTAGGACTCTTCGACGAGCCCAAGGGCGACCGGCCCCGGATCACCGGGATCGAGATCCCGATCATCCAGCGCGACTACGCGCAGGGCCGGGCCGACGACGAGACCACCGCGATCCGTCGTCGCTTCGCCCGGATGCTCGTCCGCGCAGCTTACGGCGCCGCCGGCGTGCCCCAAGGCGGGGTCGGGCTCGACTTCGTGTACGGCGGCGTGCACGTCCGCAAGCGCGACGCCCATGAGCACCACCTGCTGGAGCCGCTCGACGGGCAGCAGCGACTCACCACCCTCTTCCTACTGCACTGGTACGTCGCGTCCCGCGCCGGCGTGCTCGACCGCGACGCGGAGTGGCTCCAGTTCTCATACGCGACTCGGCCCAGCGCGCGCTACTTCGCCGCAGCGCTGCGCGAACACCCCCTCCCCAACGAGGCAGGGATGCCCTCGGCCTGGATCACCGACCAACCGTGGTACCTCTACCCTTGGCAGGACGACCCCACGATCGCCTCGATGCTCGTGATGCTCGATGCGATCCACGATGCCGCACTCGAGATTGCGGCCACGGCGGAAGCCGACGCCGCGGTCGCCTGGGCCCGGTTGCGGGACCGCGCCGCGCCGAAGATTTGGTTCCACTTCCTACCGGTCGCCGACCTCGGCCGCGGGGAGGACCTTTATCTCAAGATGAACTCCCGCGGCAAGGCGCTCACCAAGTTCGAGGTGTTCAAGGCCGACCTGGAGGACGCGCTGACGAGCGTGCTCGCCCCGACGCAGCACCAGCACGTGATCCGGAACTTCGACGGGGCGTGGACCGACCTCTTCTGGGAGTACGAGAAGGCGTCGCGCAAAGCCGCCGCTGCCGCCGAGGAGGCCGGCGTCAGGCCTCCCCCAAAGGTCACCGTCGACGGCGCATTCATGCGCTACATCGGCTTCCTCATCGAGGTGTGCGAGTGGCGCGACCGCGAAACTGGTCGCCGATGGAGCGACAAGGAACAACAACACGAGCGAACCCTTGAGGAAAGGGCGCGGCTCGCGCTCGTCGGGCGCGGCACCGACGACCAGCGCGCCGCGAGCAACCGGGACTTCTTTCTCCACGCGTTCGACACGTGGTGCCAGAAGGGCGAACACCCGACGGCCGTCTTCGACCAACTGTTCCGGGTGGGTGACGTGGGCACCGGCCCCTTGCCACTCCTGGTCTCGGCGGCTCCCGACTTGGTCGGGATCTGCGTGAGTTCAGAGAACGGGCTGACCCTCCCCGAGATGCTTCTTCTGTACGCCGTCCTGCTCGCTCGCCAGCCGGGCCGCGAACCGAGCAAGTCGGACCTGCACCGCCGACTCCGAACCCTGCGCAACCTCGTCGAGTCCGCGGTAATCCAGCGCAAGCGGATGCCCGACTATCTCCCGACCGTCGAAAGCCTCGTTGTTGACGGCGTGCTCGACGAGAAGCAGCAGTCCTTCAACGCCGACTGGGCGGCCGATCAGGTACGCGTCTGGGGGTTGATCGACCAAAGCTCCGCGGAGGTGCGCGACGCCGTTCACGGCCTTGAGGACCACTCGATGGTCCGCGGACGACTACTGTCCTTCGACTTGGACGCCGCAACACTGCCGAGACGTGCCGCGACGTTCGCCCTCGTCGCAGTGCCAGAGCTACGGGACCTCTTCGGGGCCGCGCTGCTCACGTACGGCGACTACTCCCGCGACGTCGGGTGGGAGAGCCGCAAGCGGCAGCTAGGCAGCTCCGAGCTGGAGGAGTCCTGGCGGGAGATCCTGACGATCGGCTCTCGAGAGAGCATGACTCGTGTCCGCGGGCCACTGATGGAGCTGCTCGATGATGTGGAAGCACGGCTGACAGCGGGGCCGACGTCGGCTCGCGACGTACTGACAAAGATCTCTCTGGACTGGTGCGCCGAGAGGGAGTCGAGGAGCCACTTCGACTGGCGCTACTACCTCGTCCGCTACCCCGGAGCGCGCAGCAAGGTCGGTCAAGGCTTCTACCACGGCGAGTACGACGCTGCAGACGGTGGCTTCGGGTACGCCGGGCTGCACATCCTGCACGGAAGCCACTACAGCGCCTACTTCAGCGACGCCCTGCTCCTCGCTGCCTGGACTGACGGCGGGCTCTCCGACGTCGCGTCGAAACCCCAGTGGTATCGCGTCAACACCGGCATGGCTGTCCGTCAGGCGACGGTCAAGTGTGCGGAGGACGGCTTCTCCGTGCAGGTGCCGGACGATGCAGATGCCGAGATTCGCGCTGCGGTCGCGCGCGTCCGCGAGGTCTACCGGACCAGCGACGACGGACGGGTGCTCGTGAAGCAGCGTCGCTCCGGAGCCGGACGGCCGATCGACAGCGAGGACCGGGTCCAACTGTGCATCCGCCTCGTGCGGGATCTGGCAGGCCAACAGCCCGACCATGCGACACGTCGCTGA